Proteins from one Danaus plexippus chromosome 2, MEX_DaPlex, whole genome shotgun sequence genomic window:
- the LOC116779533 gene encoding LIM domain-containing protein jub isoform X1, with the protein MDSSRRNNSEEQRCILGLQDLKLSNKDENDTEQAQSTSTSYITGQSKSRPVGAIESFTLDNSANRQDYSFYERSNVIAASKFATPKRVETIASINKRDINTAALPASPTRSIDSVSQRSLSYQSEDLYEIPGNTSAQYPQPVYENIDYYTEQQLSQPPYFHQLYQSQPLAAEGYYDTRYSKAQPQVPVNSKPKPLVYENMLCPDKDKKLDYKMQGNVEQPYIQQGSVPGPQVPNTSMNRMTSQRILRDKPKVEKAPPPPPYNSSNDNSSSSDYTIMKSAPPKYMDVSALIKNSNSVSFDNKAVTIPSTAIYASIAPSAQRPKANIATEVQVAAAATAPKYFHSKPPIGNGLGKVKVTAINGSYGTTPKLLPNRMQIVEDTNGSDYVCMTGGSPATTTASANKDNVSLASESISSRNLVSGLTSLCSPAPSPAPSPTPSSVSQVSGGSRGSGGRGKSLLPYSITPPRPPGPSEAQRKIEELTRQLEEEMERQDEEGEYFGICHTCGAGVTGAGQACQAMGNLYHTNCFICCSCGRALRGKAFYNVHGKVYCEEDYLVSDTNYSGFQQTAEKCAICGHLIMEMILQAMGKSYHPGCFRCCICNECLDGVPFTVDVDNKIYCVNDYHRMFAPKCASCGKGITPVEGTDETVRVVSMDRDFHVDCYMCCVCGMQLTDEPDKRCYPLAGQLMCRACHLSTIGASTGPGMPPAPHLSPASYQYMG; encoded by the exons ATGGACTCTTCAAGAAGAAATAATTCTGAGGAGCAAAGGTGTATACTGGGTTTGCAGGATTTGAAATTATCTAACAAAGACGAAAATGATACTGAGCAAGCGCAAAGTACTTCAACATCTTACATTACTGGTCAATCAAAGTCTCGACCCGTGGGTGCGATAGAGAGCTTTACTTTAGATAATTCGGCAAATCGTCAGGATTATAGTTTCTACGAACGGTCCAATGTTATCGCAGCTTCAAAATTTGCAACCCCTAAGCGGGTAGAAACTATCGCGTCGATCAATAAACGGGATATAAACACTGCTGCGCTTCCAGCTAGTCCTACAAGATCTATAGATTCCGTATCTCAGAGGTCATTGAGCTACCAAAGTGAAGATTTATACGAGATCCCAGGCAATACGAGCGCTCAGTACCCTCAACCAgtgtatgaaaatatagattattatacGGAACAACAGTTGTCCCAGCCGCCCTATTTTCACCAACTGTATCAGAGCCAGCCTCTTGCAGCCGAAGGGTATTACGACACACGGTACAGTAAAGCGCAGCCTCAAGTGCCAGTAAATAGTAAACCAAAGCCATTGGTATATGAAAATATGCTTTGTCctgataaagataaaaaactcGATTATAAAATGCAAGGTAATGTAGAACAACCCTACATACAACAAGGCTCTGTTCCTGGCCCCCAGGTCCCAAATACTAGCATGAATAGGATGACATCCCAAAGGATTCTTAGGGATAAGCCTAAAGTTGAAAAGGCTCCACCCCCACCACCATATAACAGTTCAAATGATAACTCCAGCAGCAGTGACTACACAATTATGAAGTCTGCACCTCCTAAGTATATGGATGTCAGTGCTCTGATAAAAAACAGTAACTCTGTAAGTTTTGACAATAAAGCTGTGACAATTCCTTCCACTGCTATTTATGCTTCAATCGCTCCAAGTGCTCAAAGACCCAAGGCAAATATTGCTACAGAAGTGCAAGTGGCAGCGGCCGCAACTGCcccaaaatattttcactcaAAGCCACCTATTGGTAATGGTCTAGGAAAAGTTAAAGTGACAGCCATCAATGGAAGCTATGGTACAACTCCAAAACTACTGCCTAACAGGATGCAGATTGTGGAAGACACTAATGGTTCTGATTATGTTTGTATGACTGGAGGTTCGCCAGCTACAACTACTGCCTCTGCTAATAAGGACAATGTCTCCTTAGCATCAGAATCAATTTCATCTAGAAACTTAGTATCAGGGTTAACATCCTTGTGTTCACCAGCTCCATCCCCCGCACCAAGTCCTACCCCTAGTTCAGTATCTCAAGTTTCTGGTGGATCTCGAGGCTCTGGTGGCAGAGGGAAAAGCTTACTACCTTATAGTATTACCCCACCTCGTCCGCCAGGACCCAGTGAAGCTCAACGTAAAATTGAAGAGCTGACACGGCAACTTGAAGAAGAAATGGAAAGGCAAGATGAGGAAGGGGAATATTTCG GTATCTGCCACACTTGTGGGGCTGGTGTGACGGGCGCCGGCCAGGCTTGCCAGGCTATGGGCAATCTATACCACACCAACTGTTTCATATGCTGTTCTTGTGGAAGAGCCTTACGTGGCAAGGCCTTTTACAATGTACACGGCAAAGTGTACTGCGAAGAGGATTATCTGGTTAGCGATacaaat TACTCAGGATTCCAGCAAACGGCTGAGAAATGTGCAATATGTGGACATTTAATAATGGAAATG ATCCTTCAAGCGATGGGCAAGTCCTACCACCCTGGATGTTTCCGTTGTTGTATCTGTAACGAGTGTTTGGATGGAGTACCTTTCACCGTTGACGTTGACAACAAGATTTACTGTGTGAACGATTACCATCGAATGTTTGCACCTAAATGTGCCAGCTGTGGAAAAG GGATAACTCCAGTGGAAGGCACTGACGAAACAGTACGAGTGGTGTCTATGGACCGTGACTTCCATGTTGATTGCTACATGTGTTGTGTTTGTGGGATGCAGCTCACAGACGAGCCGGACAAGAGATGCTATCCACTAGCTg GTCAATTGATGTGTCGAGCCTGTCACCTGTCCACCATAGGAGCGTCAACAGGCCCGGGCATGCCGCCAGCACCACATCTCTCACCAGCCTCATACCAATACATGGGATAA
- the LOC116779533 gene encoding LIM domain-containing protein jub isoform X2, producing the protein MDSSRRNNSEEQRCILGLQDLKLSNKDENDTEQAQSTSTSYITGQSKSRPVGAIESFTLDNSANRQDYSFYERSNVIAASKFATPKRVETIASINKRDINTAALPASPTRSIDSVSQRSLSYQSEDLYEIPGNTSAQYPQPVYENIDYYTEQQLSQPPYFHQLYQSQPLAAEGYYDTRYSKAQPQVPVNSKPKPLVYENMLCPDKDKKLDYKMQGNVEQPYIQQGSVPGPQVPNTSMNRMTSQRILRDKPKVEKAPPPPPYNSSNDNSSSSDYTIMKSAPPKYMDVSALIKNSNSVSFDNKAVTIPSTAIYASIAPSAQRPKANIATEVQVAAAATAPKYFHSKPPIGNGLGKVKVTAINGSYGTTPKLLPNRMQIVEDTNGSDYVCMTGGSPATTTASANKDNVSLASESISSRNLVSGLTSLCSPAPSPAPSPTPSSVSQVSGGSRGSGGRGKSLLPYSITPPRPPGPSEAQRKIEELTRQLEEEMERQDEEGEYFGICHTCGAGVTGAGQACQAMGNLYHTNCFICCSCGRALRGKAFYNVHGKVYCEEDYLYSGFQQTAEKCAICGHLIMEMILQAMGKSYHPGCFRCCICNECLDGVPFTVDVDNKIYCVNDYHRMFAPKCASCGKGITPVEGTDETVRVVSMDRDFHVDCYMCCVCGMQLTDEPDKRCYPLAGQLMCRACHLSTIGASTGPGMPPAPHLSPASYQYMG; encoded by the exons ATGGACTCTTCAAGAAGAAATAATTCTGAGGAGCAAAGGTGTATACTGGGTTTGCAGGATTTGAAATTATCTAACAAAGACGAAAATGATACTGAGCAAGCGCAAAGTACTTCAACATCTTACATTACTGGTCAATCAAAGTCTCGACCCGTGGGTGCGATAGAGAGCTTTACTTTAGATAATTCGGCAAATCGTCAGGATTATAGTTTCTACGAACGGTCCAATGTTATCGCAGCTTCAAAATTTGCAACCCCTAAGCGGGTAGAAACTATCGCGTCGATCAATAAACGGGATATAAACACTGCTGCGCTTCCAGCTAGTCCTACAAGATCTATAGATTCCGTATCTCAGAGGTCATTGAGCTACCAAAGTGAAGATTTATACGAGATCCCAGGCAATACGAGCGCTCAGTACCCTCAACCAgtgtatgaaaatatagattattatacGGAACAACAGTTGTCCCAGCCGCCCTATTTTCACCAACTGTATCAGAGCCAGCCTCTTGCAGCCGAAGGGTATTACGACACACGGTACAGTAAAGCGCAGCCTCAAGTGCCAGTAAATAGTAAACCAAAGCCATTGGTATATGAAAATATGCTTTGTCctgataaagataaaaaactcGATTATAAAATGCAAGGTAATGTAGAACAACCCTACATACAACAAGGCTCTGTTCCTGGCCCCCAGGTCCCAAATACTAGCATGAATAGGATGACATCCCAAAGGATTCTTAGGGATAAGCCTAAAGTTGAAAAGGCTCCACCCCCACCACCATATAACAGTTCAAATGATAACTCCAGCAGCAGTGACTACACAATTATGAAGTCTGCACCTCCTAAGTATATGGATGTCAGTGCTCTGATAAAAAACAGTAACTCTGTAAGTTTTGACAATAAAGCTGTGACAATTCCTTCCACTGCTATTTATGCTTCAATCGCTCCAAGTGCTCAAAGACCCAAGGCAAATATTGCTACAGAAGTGCAAGTGGCAGCGGCCGCAACTGCcccaaaatattttcactcaAAGCCACCTATTGGTAATGGTCTAGGAAAAGTTAAAGTGACAGCCATCAATGGAAGCTATGGTACAACTCCAAAACTACTGCCTAACAGGATGCAGATTGTGGAAGACACTAATGGTTCTGATTATGTTTGTATGACTGGAGGTTCGCCAGCTACAACTACTGCCTCTGCTAATAAGGACAATGTCTCCTTAGCATCAGAATCAATTTCATCTAGAAACTTAGTATCAGGGTTAACATCCTTGTGTTCACCAGCTCCATCCCCCGCACCAAGTCCTACCCCTAGTTCAGTATCTCAAGTTTCTGGTGGATCTCGAGGCTCTGGTGGCAGAGGGAAAAGCTTACTACCTTATAGTATTACCCCACCTCGTCCGCCAGGACCCAGTGAAGCTCAACGTAAAATTGAAGAGCTGACACGGCAACTTGAAGAAGAAATGGAAAGGCAAGATGAGGAAGGGGAATATTTCG GTATCTGCCACACTTGTGGGGCTGGTGTGACGGGCGCCGGCCAGGCTTGCCAGGCTATGGGCAATCTATACCACACCAACTGTTTCATATGCTGTTCTTGTGGAAGAGCCTTACGTGGCAAGGCCTTTTACAATGTACACGGCAAAGTGTACTGCGAAGAGGATTATCTG TACTCAGGATTCCAGCAAACGGCTGAGAAATGTGCAATATGTGGACATTTAATAATGGAAATG ATCCTTCAAGCGATGGGCAAGTCCTACCACCCTGGATGTTTCCGTTGTTGTATCTGTAACGAGTGTTTGGATGGAGTACCTTTCACCGTTGACGTTGACAACAAGATTTACTGTGTGAACGATTACCATCGAATGTTTGCACCTAAATGTGCCAGCTGTGGAAAAG GGATAACTCCAGTGGAAGGCACTGACGAAACAGTACGAGTGGTGTCTATGGACCGTGACTTCCATGTTGATTGCTACATGTGTTGTGTTTGTGGGATGCAGCTCACAGACGAGCCGGACAAGAGATGCTATCCACTAGCTg GTCAATTGATGTGTCGAGCCTGTCACCTGTCCACCATAGGAGCGTCAACAGGCCCGGGCATGCCGCCAGCACCACATCTCTCACCAGCCTCATACCAATACATGGGATAA
- the LOC116779534 gene encoding uncharacterized protein C18orf19 homolog A: MALSLRILMKNNLIENITKPVKWNINRGFPIRRSCSGLRNYNYILVKPILIRTECQPILKPYRLCATQYSTDSNKPPKEPEKKPGIIQRFKQMYKDYWYVVLPVHMTTSALWFGGFYYSVRSGVDVIGLLESIGISDKLLTPLKESSAGYFALALALYKLVTPLRYAVTVGGTTYAIRRLTAIGWIKPVPSRERLKEMIQERKDNIQDRFNESKQHYQTQLKEKKTQVLDEMRRYKTEMRNMKNKVKKM; the protein is encoded by the exons ATGGCTCTCAGTCTAagaattttgatgaaaaacaatcttattgaaaatataaccaAGCCGGTAAAATGGAATATAAATCGAGGCTTTCCAATAAGGAGATCATGCAGTGGTTtacgaaattataattatattttagtgaaaCCTATATTGATAAGAACGGAATGCCAACCTATATTGAAACCATATAGATTATGTGCCACGCAATACAGTACAGACTCTAACAAGCCACCTAAGGAACCCGAAAAGAAACCAGGTATTATACAGCGatttaaacaaatgtataaaGACTACTGGTATGTAGTGTTACCCGTGCACATGACTACATCAGCTTTATGGTTTGGAGGTTTCTACTACTCTGTAAGAAG TGGTGTGGATGTGATTGGGTTGCTGGAGTCTATCGGCATCAGTGACAAACTATTAACACCTTTAAAAGAATCATCCGCTGGTTACTTTGCACTGGCCTTAGCGTTATATAAACTAGTAACTCCTTTACGCTATGCAGTGACTGTTG gtggAACCACATACGCCATCAGGAGGTTAACAGCGATAGGTTGGATAAAGCCTGTCCCTTCAAGGGAAAGACTAAAGGAAATGATTCAAGAGAGAAAAGATAATATACAGGACCGATTTAATGAGAGCAAACAGCACTATCAAACTCAgttaaaagagaaaaagaCCCAAGTATTAGATGAAATGAGAAGGTATAAAACAGAAATGCgtaatatgaaaaacaaagtGAAGAAAATGTag